The following are encoded in a window of Streptomyces sp. 11x1 genomic DNA:
- a CDS encoding NUDIX hydrolase, whose product MSLHDDAVLVLKSYEGQAELRQAYLDHLAAHSDGMWKACGAGHITASGLVIDPERGRVLLTLHRKLRMWLQMGGHCEPGDTVLADSALREATEESGIAGLKLLPGGPVRLDRHHTPCAWHLDVQYAALAPADAVEAISDESLDLRWFTYDEVPTVADDSVVRLLEATRARL is encoded by the coding sequence GTGAGCCTGCACGACGACGCGGTCCTCGTACTGAAGAGCTACGAGGGCCAGGCCGAGCTGCGCCAGGCGTACCTCGACCACCTCGCGGCCCACTCGGACGGCATGTGGAAGGCGTGCGGCGCCGGACACATCACGGCGAGCGGCCTGGTGATCGACCCCGAGCGCGGCCGGGTGCTGCTCACTCTCCACAGGAAGCTGCGCATGTGGCTCCAGATGGGCGGCCACTGCGAGCCCGGGGACACCGTCCTCGCGGACTCCGCGCTGCGCGAGGCCACGGAGGAGTCCGGCATCGCCGGCCTGAAGCTCCTGCCGGGCGGCCCGGTCCGCCTGGACCGGCATCACACCCCGTGCGCCTGGCATCTGGACGTCCAGTACGCGGCCCTCGCCCCGGCCGACGCGGTGGAAGCGATCAGCGACGAGTCCCTCGACCTGCGCTGGTTCACCTACGACGAGGTCCCGACCGTGGCCGACGATTCGGTCGTCCGCCTGTTGGAGGCCACGCGGGCGCGGCTCTGA
- a CDS encoding M48 family metallopeptidase translates to MPADPLHRAAKPPRSTTSQPPSGSGASAIEVRRSARRRRTVSAYREGDRTVVLIPARMSEAEEQRWVTVMLDKLAAQESKRRLGDTELSERAARLSDQYFGGRARPTSVRWVTNQNTRWGSCTPAEGSIRLSHRLQGMPEYVVDYVLLHELAHLLVPGHGPRFWQLLDAYPRTERARGYLEGVVAADRLPHLPVTRDE, encoded by the coding sequence GTGCCCGCCGACCCACTGCACCGCGCCGCGAAGCCACCGCGCAGCACGACGAGCCAGCCGCCGAGCGGCTCGGGGGCGAGCGCGATCGAGGTTCGCAGGAGCGCGCGACGGCGCAGAACGGTCTCCGCGTACCGCGAGGGCGATCGCACCGTCGTGCTCATCCCCGCAAGGATGTCCGAGGCGGAGGAGCAGCGCTGGGTGACGGTCATGCTCGACAAGCTGGCCGCGCAGGAGAGCAAGAGGCGCCTCGGCGACACCGAGCTGTCGGAGCGGGCCGCCCGGCTCTCGGACCAGTACTTCGGCGGTCGCGCCCGGCCCACGTCCGTGCGCTGGGTCACCAACCAGAACACCCGCTGGGGATCGTGCACCCCGGCCGAGGGCAGCATCCGCCTCTCGCACCGGCTGCAGGGCATGCCGGAGTACGTCGTCGACTACGTCCTCCTGCATGAACTGGCACACCTGCTCGTACCGGGGCACGGCCCCCGCTTCTGGCAGCTGCTGGACGCCTATCCGCGCACCGAGCGTGCTCGGGGCTACCTCGAAGGGGTGGTCGCCGCCGACCGGCTGCCCCACCTGCCCGTCACACGGGATGAGTGA
- a CDS encoding PDZ domain-containing protein — MPRRTATMLASTLMLIALLCAGVIIPVPYSEMSPGPTVNTLGEHGGEPVLQISGHRTYATTGHLNMTTVRVTSADYRMNLVEAVYGWLAHDNKVVPHDTLYPDGKTEEQSTQENAEEFSQSQESAKVAALKELDIPVKSWVIVSTVLKDSPAEGKLHAGDVIKSVDGTAVKAPEDVAKLVTKHKPGEDVDFVIVPAKAQAAAEKANRTATETETVTITTAKSDDTGEQRAIVGISAGTDHTFPFTIDIKLADVGGPSAGLMFALGIYDKLTPGNLTGGKFVAGTGTIDDEGKVGPIGGIEMKTVGARDKGAEYFLTPKGNCATAAKDTPDGLTLVKVDTIEDALGALEDIRSGDTADLPKCTTKG, encoded by the coding sequence ATGCCACGCCGCACCGCGACGATGCTCGCCTCCACCCTGATGCTGATCGCGCTCCTGTGCGCGGGAGTGATCATTCCCGTGCCGTACTCGGAGATGTCGCCGGGGCCGACGGTGAACACGCTCGGGGAGCACGGCGGCGAGCCGGTGCTGCAGATCTCGGGACACAGGACGTATGCGACGACCGGTCACCTGAACATGACCACGGTGCGTGTGACCAGTGCCGACTACAGGATGAACCTCGTCGAGGCCGTGTACGGCTGGCTGGCACACGACAACAAGGTCGTCCCGCACGACACGCTCTACCCGGACGGCAAGACCGAGGAGCAGTCGACTCAGGAGAACGCCGAGGAGTTCAGCCAGTCCCAGGAGAGCGCCAAGGTCGCCGCCCTGAAGGAGCTGGACATCCCGGTGAAGTCCTGGGTGATCGTCTCCACCGTCCTCAAGGACTCACCGGCCGAGGGCAAGCTGCACGCCGGTGACGTGATCAAGTCCGTCGACGGCACGGCGGTCAAGGCGCCCGAGGACGTCGCGAAGCTGGTCACCAAGCACAAGCCCGGCGAGGACGTCGACTTCGTCATCGTGCCCGCCAAGGCACAGGCCGCCGCCGAGAAGGCGAACAGGACCGCGACCGAGACCGAGACGGTCACGATCACCACGGCCAAGTCCGACGACACGGGCGAGCAGCGGGCGATCGTCGGGATCTCCGCCGGGACCGACCACACCTTCCCGTTCACCATCGACATCAAGCTCGCGGATGTCGGCGGCCCGAGCGCCGGACTGATGTTCGCCCTCGGTATCTACGACAAGCTGACTCCGGGCAATCTGACGGGCGGCAAGTTCGTGGCCGGCACCGGCACGATCGACGACGAGGGCAAGGTCGGCCCCATCGGCGGCATCGAGATGAAGACGGTCGGCGCGCGTGACAAGGGCGCCGAGTACTTCCTGACGCCCAAGGGCAACTGCGCCACGGCCGCGAAGGACACCCCCGACGGACTCACCCTCGTCAAGGTCGACACCATCGAGGACGCCCTCGGGGCTCTCGAGGACATCCGCTCCGGCGACACGGCCGATCTGCCGAAGTGCACCACCAAGGGCTGA
- a CDS encoding SDR family oxidoreductase yields the protein MSSPDPQVRAARNHATSPAVRGPVVAVTGAASGVGALLTERLAESDEIRQVIAIDERRGECASAQWHILDVRDPAIAEKLRGADVVVHLAVDLDLGTDSAARSAYNVRGTQTVLTAAAAAGVHRVVLCTSAMVYGALPDNELPLSEDAELRATAEATGVGDLLEIERLARRAPRAHPGLNVTVVRPATLVGGTDTALTRYFESPRLLVVAGSRPAWQFCHVEDLCGALEYAVLEKVDGELAVGCEGWLEQEEVEELSGIRRMELPSAVALGAAARLHRIGLTPSPAGDLAYTMYPWVVSGSRLHDAGWRPLWTNEEVLAELLEEVAGRHTVAGRRLGRKDATAAGAAGATVALLGTAALVRRARKARGRR from the coding sequence GTGAGTTCCCCAGATCCGCAGGTTCGCGCAGCGCGAAACCACGCAACCAGTCCCGCCGTGCGCGGGCCCGTCGTCGCGGTCACCGGTGCCGCGTCCGGCGTAGGAGCGCTGCTCACCGAGCGGCTCGCCGAGTCCGACGAGATCCGGCAGGTCATCGCCATCGACGAGCGGCGCGGCGAGTGCGCGTCCGCCCAGTGGCACATCCTGGACGTCCGGGACCCGGCGATCGCCGAGAAGCTGCGCGGGGCCGACGTGGTGGTGCACCTCGCCGTCGACCTCGACCTGGGCACCGACTCGGCGGCCCGCAGCGCGTACAACGTGCGCGGGACGCAGACCGTGCTCACGGCGGCCGCCGCGGCCGGGGTGCACCGGGTCGTGCTGTGCACGTCGGCGATGGTCTACGGGGCACTGCCCGACAACGAGCTGCCGCTCTCGGAGGACGCCGAGCTGCGGGCGACCGCCGAGGCCACGGGGGTCGGCGACCTGCTGGAGATCGAGCGGCTCGCGCGCCGGGCGCCGCGCGCCCATCCCGGCCTCAATGTCACCGTGGTGCGTCCCGCGACCCTGGTCGGAGGGACGGACACGGCGCTGACCAGGTACTTCGAGTCGCCGCGGCTGCTGGTGGTGGCCGGGTCGCGACCTGCCTGGCAGTTCTGTCACGTCGAGGACCTCTGCGGGGCGCTGGAGTACGCCGTGCTGGAGAAGGTCGACGGGGAGCTCGCCGTCGGGTGCGAGGGGTGGCTGGAGCAGGAGGAGGTCGAGGAGCTCAGCGGGATCCGGCGCATGGAGCTGCCGTCCGCGGTCGCGCTCGGGGCCGCCGCCCGGCTGCACCGGATCGGGCTCACGCCGTCACCGGCGGGGGACCTGGCGTACACGATGTACCCGTGGGTGGTGAGCGGGAGCCGGTTGCACGACGCCGGGTGGCGGCCGCTGTGGACGAACGAGGAAGTGCTCGCGGAGCTGCTGGAGGAGGTCGCCGGGCGGCACACCGTGGCCGGGCGGCGGTTGGGGCGGAAGGACGCGACGGCCGCGGGTGCCGCCGGCGCGACGGTCGCGCTGCTGGGTACGGCGGCGCTGGTGCGGCGGGCGCGGAAGGCGCGGGGCAGACGTTGA
- a CDS encoding zinc-dependent metalloprotease, whose protein sequence is MSDTPFGFGLPPEEPDDGDEGKKKDQQSGGGQGPANPFGFGFPGAGGPGADNPFAAMFGSMNPTDLGAAFQQLGQMLSYEGGPVNWDMAKQIARQTVSQGTADGTKDESVGPAERTAVEEAVRLADLWLDDATSLPSGAGSAVAWSRAEWVEATLPAWKELVDPVAERVGGAMGDILPEEMQAMAGPLIGMMKSMGGAMFGQQIGQAVGVLAGEVVGSTDVGLPLGPAGKAALLPLNVEAFGKDLGVGKDEVRLYLALREAAHQRLFAHVPWLRSHLFGAVEGYARGIKVDTAKLEDVVGQFDPQNPEELQQALQQGMFQPEDTPAQKAALARLETALALVEGWVDAVVHAAAKPRLSSADALRETLRRRRATGGPAEQTFATLIGLELRPRRLRDASRLWASLTDARGVDGRDALWAHPDMLPTASDLDDPDGFVHREQMDFSELDKMLGEAAGGGSTEKPDLKKKDDDTE, encoded by the coding sequence GTGAGTGACACCCCATTCGGATTCGGCCTTCCGCCGGAGGAGCCGGACGACGGCGACGAGGGCAAGAAGAAGGACCAGCAGAGCGGTGGTGGTCAGGGCCCGGCCAACCCGTTCGGTTTCGGGTTCCCCGGGGCCGGCGGCCCCGGCGCCGACAATCCGTTCGCCGCGATGTTCGGTTCCATGAACCCCACCGACCTGGGCGCCGCCTTCCAGCAGCTGGGCCAGATGCTCTCGTACGAGGGCGGCCCGGTGAACTGGGACATGGCCAAGCAGATCGCCCGCCAGACGGTCTCCCAGGGGACCGCCGACGGCACGAAGGACGAGAGCGTCGGCCCCGCCGAGCGCACCGCCGTCGAGGAGGCCGTCCGCCTGGCCGACCTCTGGCTGGACGACGCGACGTCCCTGCCGTCCGGCGCCGGCTCCGCCGTGGCGTGGAGCCGCGCGGAGTGGGTGGAGGCGACCCTGCCCGCCTGGAAGGAACTGGTCGACCCGGTGGCCGAACGGGTCGGCGGCGCCATGGGCGACATCCTGCCGGAGGAGATGCAGGCCATGGCCGGCCCGCTGATCGGCATGATGAAGTCGATGGGCGGCGCCATGTTCGGCCAGCAGATCGGGCAGGCCGTGGGCGTGCTCGCGGGCGAGGTCGTCGGATCCACCGACGTCGGCCTGCCGCTCGGACCGGCCGGCAAGGCCGCGCTGCTGCCGCTGAACGTGGAGGCGTTCGGCAAGGACCTGGGCGTCGGCAAGGACGAGGTGCGGCTCTACCTGGCGCTGCGCGAGGCCGCCCACCAGCGTCTCTTCGCGCATGTGCCGTGGCTGCGCTCGCACCTGTTCGGCGCCGTCGAGGGCTACGCGCGCGGAATCAAGGTCGACACGGCCAAGCTGGAGGACGTGGTCGGGCAGTTCGACCCGCAGAACCCCGAGGAGCTGCAGCAGGCGCTCCAGCAGGGCATGTTCCAGCCGGAGGACACCCCGGCGCAGAAGGCGGCCCTGGCCCGTCTGGAGACCGCCCTGGCACTGGTGGAGGGCTGGGTGGACGCGGTGGTGCACGCCGCCGCGAAGCCGCGTCTGTCGTCCGCGGACGCCCTGCGCGAGACCCTGCGCCGCCGCCGTGCCACCGGCGGTCCGGCCGAGCAGACCTTCGCCACGCTGATCGGTCTGGAGCTGCGCCCCCGCCGCCTGCGCGACGCCTCCCGCCTGTGGGCGTCTCTCACGGACGCGCGCGGTGTCGACGGCCGCGACGCCCTGTGGGCCCACCCCGACATGCTGCCCACCGCCTCCGACCTGGACGACCCGGACGGCTTCGTCCACCGGGAGCAGATGGACTTCTCCGAGCTGGACAAGATGCTCGGCGAGGCCGCCGGGGGCGGTTCCACCGAGAAGCCCGACCTCAAGAAGAAGGACGACGACACCGAGTGA
- a CDS encoding TOMM precursor leader peptide-binding protein → MHPMVKPALRRGWRDLNTVQFGLAPAHAMVLGPMDTTTGSFLALLDGTRGLPLLREEGRRMGLPDGHVDGLVERLSRSGLLDDATGGGPAADDLRGKPDVLDRLRPDAATLSLITSEPGDAMGRLAARRSLRVQVRGAGRVGSVLASLLSGAGVGGVDVRDVGRVEPCDVAPGGLSAESIGERRDAAARRAARHAAPGRPPRGRRGSRPPSAESAEERTRDRLREESGFSLVILAPRDGVDVHAPRPIAAEPLVASGTPHLYAGVVEGTGVVGPLVLPGETGCAGCLEESRTDRDETWPRLVAQWRSGRPHQLEACDLALATTVAGLAAAHALAFLDGRTPSSVGARWEVSLPGLDWHPRPVWPHPTCSCTAAENGAAGKGNGEHTAKEGDAHETMAGHQRSTRLSRKAHAARPAGSWRAHV, encoded by the coding sequence ATGCATCCGATGGTGAAGCCCGCGCTCCGGCGCGGCTGGCGGGATCTCAACACCGTGCAGTTCGGTCTGGCACCGGCGCACGCCATGGTGCTGGGCCCGATGGACACGACGACAGGCAGTTTCCTCGCCCTGCTCGACGGCACACGGGGGTTACCGCTCCTGCGTGAAGAGGGACGCCGCATGGGTCTGCCGGACGGCCATGTGGACGGTCTGGTGGAGCGCCTGTCCCGGTCCGGCCTGCTGGACGACGCGACGGGCGGCGGCCCGGCCGCTGACGACCTGCGCGGCAAGCCCGACGTCCTGGACCGACTGCGGCCCGACGCCGCCACGCTCTCTCTGATCACCTCCGAGCCGGGCGACGCCATGGGTCGTCTGGCCGCGCGCCGATCACTGAGAGTGCAGGTGCGGGGTGCGGGGCGGGTGGGATCGGTGCTCGCCTCCCTGTTGTCGGGTGCGGGGGTCGGCGGGGTCGACGTCCGCGATGTCGGCCGGGTGGAGCCGTGTGACGTGGCACCGGGCGGGCTGTCGGCCGAATCGATCGGCGAACGCAGGGACGCGGCGGCCCGGCGGGCCGCCCGGCACGCGGCGCCCGGTCGTCCGCCACGAGGTCGCCGAGGCTCCCGGCCCCCTTCCGCCGAATCGGCAGAAGAACGGACACGGGACCGTCTCCGCGAGGAGTCCGGGTTCTCGCTGGTGATCCTCGCCCCGCGGGACGGTGTCGATGTCCACGCTCCCAGGCCCATCGCCGCCGAGCCGCTGGTCGCCTCGGGTACGCCACACCTCTACGCGGGTGTGGTCGAGGGGACGGGCGTGGTCGGCCCTCTGGTCCTGCCCGGTGAGACGGGTTGCGCGGGCTGCCTGGAAGAGAGCCGCACCGATCGCGACGAGACATGGCCGCGGCTGGTCGCACAGTGGCGGTCCGGACGTCCGCACCAGCTGGAGGCGTGCGACCTGGCCCTGGCCACGACGGTCGCCGGACTGGCCGCGGCGCATGCGCTCGCCTTCCTGGACGGGCGGACTCCGTCCAGCGTGGGCGCCCGCTGGGAGGTCTCGCTACCGGGGTTGGACTGGCACCCGCGTCCGGTGTGGCCGCACCCCACATGTTCCTGCACAGCCGCTGAAAACGGTGCGGCCGGGAAAGGTAACGGGGAACACACCGCAAAGGAGGGGGATGCGCACGAGACAATGGCGGGGCATCAGCGGTCAACGAGGTTGTCCCGCAAGGCACACGCGGCACGGCCTGCTGGGAGTTGGAGGGCGCATGTCTGA
- a CDS encoding AIM24 family protein translates to MDLQTLNAHRSASTGVRMSVHSSKTLKVTMVTGQDLLAKAGSMIAYDGYVQFDGPPATLRRSAEEMVTGEGGKLMLCRGDGDLYLADYGGDVLVLHLNNEALSVNGPTLLACDASLQLSIEPVKGLAKLSGSGLTNLVIRGTGWVALVSRGVPISLDCAERETYVDPDALIAWTDGLDMKARRTIKAGALIGRGSGEAFQIGFKGRGFVVVQPSEDTGDRFKIRG, encoded by the coding sequence ATGGACCTCCAGACACTCAACGCGCACCGCTCCGCCTCCACCGGCGTCCGTATGAGCGTGCACAGCTCCAAGACGCTCAAGGTCACCATGGTCACCGGCCAGGATCTCCTGGCCAAGGCCGGCTCGATGATCGCGTACGACGGCTACGTGCAGTTCGACGGCCCGCCCGCCACGCTGCGGCGCAGCGCGGAGGAGATGGTCACCGGCGAGGGCGGCAAGCTGATGCTCTGCCGCGGCGACGGGGACCTGTACCTCGCCGACTACGGTGGTGACGTCCTCGTCCTCCACCTGAACAACGAGGCGCTGTCGGTCAACGGGCCGACCCTGCTGGCCTGCGACGCCTCACTCCAGCTCTCCATCGAGCCGGTCAAGGGCCTCGCCAAGCTCTCCGGCTCGGGCCTCACCAACCTCGTGATCCGGGGCACGGGATGGGTCGCCCTGGTCAGCCGGGGCGTGCCGATCTCCCTCGACTGCGCCGAACGGGAGACCTACGTCGACCCGGACGCGCTGATCGCCTGGACCGACGGCCTCGACATGAAGGCCCGTCGCACCATCAAGGCCGGCGCGCTCATCGGCCGGGGCAGCGGGGAGGCCTTCCAGATCGGGTTCAAGGGGCGGGGCTTCGTGGTCGTCCAGCCCAGCGAGGACACCGGCGACCGCTTCAAGATCCGTGGCTGA
- a CDS encoding PPA1309 family protein produces the protein MSNTPMAANPLTRAVLEIDEYASGLGWDQPARLFALVDTARLRSQEPALAAQLGLQDESETVGLTPIEQDEIPAGKALDEFLGTIAWPDAVVGCALTVERLMLPPSAEASVPENLDGARLTKWVASHPDRQEVRMTVAVLRDGSRDSALRLREKDTPTEVLTGPELVPGLAEALSATFVD, from the coding sequence ATGTCCAACACTCCCATGGCAGCGAACCCCCTCACCCGGGCGGTGCTCGAGATCGACGAGTACGCCTCGGGCCTCGGCTGGGACCAGCCCGCTCGCCTCTTCGCCCTGGTGGATACCGCGCGTCTGCGGTCCCAGGAACCCGCCCTCGCGGCTCAGCTCGGTCTGCAGGACGAGTCCGAGACCGTGGGTCTCACCCCGATCGAGCAGGACGAGATTCCCGCGGGCAAGGCGCTGGACGAGTTCCTCGGCACCATCGCCTGGCCCGACGCGGTGGTCGGCTGCGCCCTGACCGTGGAGCGGCTGATGCTGCCGCCGTCCGCCGAGGCGTCCGTCCCGGAGAACCTGGACGGGGCCCGGCTCACCAAGTGGGTGGCCTCCCACCCCGACCGCCAGGAGGTCCGGATGACGGTCGCCGTCCTGCGCGACGGCTCCCGCGACTCGGCCCTGCGCCTGCGTGAGAAGGACACCCCGACGGAGGTCCTCACCGGCCCCGAACTGGTCCCGGGCCTGGCGGAGGCCCTGTCCGCGACCTTCGTGGACTGA
- a CDS encoding AIM24 family protein, translating into MHSTLFAHIPVNHTERYTLQNPQLLKTDITIGSSPVLARQGAMVAFEGQVDFDSQYRNRSWRNAERMTGERLELMRCKGNGIVYLANFAQYLHIMEVGSGITVDSSAVLAFDGSLNVGIVAVDSAVEVASAGAYNLELSGGGKVVLMTSGEPLALEVTPEKNICVDSDAVIAWSTSLRTQLQAPTSTSAVWRRRGSTGEGWEMHFGGHGHVLVQPSELLPPQHLRTFGVLGQFGMGAGGLSANSLGGSRN; encoded by the coding sequence ATGCACAGCACACTCTTCGCGCACATCCCGGTGAACCACACCGAGCGCTACACACTGCAGAACCCGCAACTGCTCAAGACCGACATCACCATCGGCAGCAGTCCCGTCCTGGCTCGTCAGGGCGCCATGGTCGCGTTCGAGGGGCAGGTCGACTTCGACAGCCAGTACCGCAACCGCAGCTGGCGCAACGCCGAGCGGATGACCGGCGAGCGGCTCGAACTCATGCGCTGCAAGGGCAACGGGATCGTGTATCTCGCCAACTTCGCGCAGTACCTGCACATCATGGAGGTCGGCAGCGGCATCACCGTCGACTCCTCCGCCGTCCTGGCGTTCGACGGCTCCCTGAACGTCGGCATCGTCGCCGTGGACAGCGCCGTCGAGGTGGCCTCGGCGGGCGCGTACAACCTGGAGCTGTCCGGCGGCGGCAAGGTCGTCCTGATGACCTCGGGAGAGCCGCTTGCGCTCGAGGTGACACCCGAGAAGAACATCTGTGTCGACTCGGACGCCGTCATCGCCTGGTCCACCTCGCTGCGCACACAGCTCCAGGCACCGACCTCCACGTCCGCCGTGTGGCGCCGCAGGGGATCCACCGGTGAGGGCTGGGAGATGCACTTCGGCGGCCACGGGCACGTCCTGGTACAGCCGAGCGAGCTGCTTCCGCCGCAGCACCTGCGGACGTTCGGAGTGCTCGGACAGTTCGGCATGGGCGCGGGCGGGCTGAGCGCCAACTCCCTCGGGGGCAGCCGCAACTGA
- a CDS encoding TerD family protein, translated as MAREFQRGHKAKISDLTAGTDLYVGVQISAPGLTFDISCFGLDADERLSDDRYFVFFNQPKTPEESIQLLGAQSGDTESFRVTLDKIPPQIQKLSFTATIDGNGQMSQIAPGYVRIVAGGEEVARYPFDGSEFSTERAVMLGDFYLKDVWRFAAVGQGFDGGLDALLKNFGGEVAEEQPAAPQQPQADAAPGFAPPAFGAPAAPAAPAPAQPFAPPAPSPSVHAAPTIAAPLHMPPGGTVPPPAAPPPGGPFTPPGAPPQGGPFTPPGAAPQGGPFTPPGVAPQGSPFTPPGAPGAFPGQAQPFGGGTQLAPVPPEAGLRVVLTKYSEAPVGDRWTEQNPQLVRATLTKGANILAKQGSMVAYQGDIDFAHKGSGLLGKLTGQLTGQGMALMRCSGDGEVFLADEGSHLFVIRLENEQLYTSARGVLAFDESLDTEIRRIEGAGLPGGGLFSMLFSGTGAVVVKTRGLPVVLPVGPATYVDGNAVIAWSAGAQAVTTTSLRLRRSGYARQTQEAVNLQFRGAPGNFVVVQPFEV; from the coding sequence ATGGCCAGGGAATTCCAACGCGGCCACAAGGCCAAGATCAGTGACCTCACCGCGGGTACGGATCTGTATGTAGGCGTACAGATCTCCGCCCCCGGGCTGACCTTCGACATCAGTTGCTTCGGACTGGACGCCGACGAACGGCTCTCGGACGACCGCTACTTCGTCTTCTTCAACCAGCCGAAGACCCCCGAGGAGTCCATCCAGCTCCTGGGCGCCCAGTCGGGTGACACCGAGTCCTTCCGTGTCACCCTCGACAAGATCCCGCCGCAGATCCAGAAGCTGTCCTTCACGGCGACGATCGACGGCAACGGGCAGATGTCGCAGATAGCCCCCGGTTACGTCCGTATCGTCGCGGGCGGCGAGGAAGTGGCCAGGTATCCGTTCGACGGCTCGGAGTTCTCCACCGAGCGTGCCGTGATGCTGGGCGACTTCTACCTGAAGGACGTCTGGCGGTTCGCGGCCGTCGGGCAGGGCTTCGACGGCGGCCTCGACGCGCTGCTGAAGAACTTCGGCGGCGAGGTCGCCGAGGAGCAGCCCGCCGCACCGCAGCAGCCGCAGGCCGACGCCGCGCCCGGCTTCGCCCCGCCCGCGTTCGGCGCCCCCGCGGCTCCGGCTGCCCCGGCGCCCGCGCAGCCGTTCGCGCCCCCGGCGCCCTCGCCCTCCGTGCACGCCGCTCCGACGATCGCCGCGCCCCTGCACATGCCGCCCGGCGGCACCGTTCCGCCCCCGGCCGCCCCGCCGCCGGGCGGCCCGTTCACCCCGCCCGGCGCCCCGCCGCAGGGTGGGCCCTTCACGCCTCCCGGTGCCGCGCCACAGGGCGGCCCCTTCACCCCGCCGGGAGTGGCTCCGCAAGGCAGCCCGTTCACGCCCCCGGGCGCCCCGGGTGCCTTCCCGGGCCAGGCACAGCCTTTCGGCGGCGGGACGCAGCTCGCGCCGGTGCCGCCGGAGGCAGGGCTGCGAGTCGTTCTGACGAAGTACTCCGAGGCCCCCGTCGGGGACCGCTGGACCGAGCAGAATCCGCAGCTGGTGCGGGCGACGCTCACCAAGGGCGCCAACATCCTCGCCAAGCAGGGCAGCATGGTCGCCTACCAGGGCGACATCGACTTCGCCCACAAGGGTTCCGGCCTGCTCGGCAAGTTGACGGGCCAGCTCACCGGCCAGGGCATGGCCCTCATGCGATGTTCCGGGGACGGTGAGGTGTTCCTCGCCGACGAGGGCAGTCACCTCTTCGTGATCCGCCTGGAGAACGAGCAGCTCTACACCAGCGCGCGCGGAGTGCTTGCCTTCGACGAGTCACTGGACACCGAGATCCGCCGTATCGAGGGCGCGGGACTGCCCGGCGGCGGCCTGTTCAGCATGCTCTTCTCCGGTACGGGAGCGGTCGTCGTCAAGACGCGCGGCCTTCCCGTCGTGCTGCCCGTCGGACCGGCCACCTACGTCGACGGCAACGCCGTCATCGCCTGGTCCGCCGGTGCACAGGCCGTCACCACGACGTCGCTCAGGCTGCGCCGCTCCGGGTACGCCCGGCAGACCCAGGAGGCCGTCAACCTCCAGTTCCGCGGCGCCCCCGGCAACTTCGTCGTCGTCCAGCCCTTCGAGGTGTGA
- a CDS encoding molybdenum cofactor biosynthesis protein MoaE, whose protein sequence is MAVNDDHPGERGAAEPVKLIAIRETALSLDEVFRAVGDDAAGGTALFVGTVRNHDGGADVDELGYSCHPTAEAEMRRIAEKVVADYPVRALAAVHRVGDLKVGDLAVVVAVSCPHRGEAFEACRRLIDDLKHEVPIWKHQKFSDGTDEWVGA, encoded by the coding sequence ATGGCTGTGAATGATGATCACCCTGGTGAGCGGGGCGCCGCGGAGCCCGTCAAGCTGATCGCGATCCGGGAGACGGCGCTCTCCCTCGACGAGGTGTTCCGGGCGGTCGGGGATGACGCGGCCGGGGGGACCGCGCTGTTCGTGGGGACCGTGCGGAACCACGACGGCGGGGCCGATGTCGACGAGCTCGGCTATTCGTGCCACCCGACGGCCGAGGCCGAGATGCGGCGGATCGCGGAGAAGGTGGTCGCCGACTACCCCGTGCGGGCGCTCGCGGCCGTGCACCGGGTGGGCGACCTGAAGGTCGGTGACCTGGCCGTGGTCGTCGCCGTGTCCTGTCCGCATCGGGGCGAGGCCTTCGAGGCGTGCCGCAGACTGATCGACGATCTGAAGCACGAAGTGCCCATCTGGAAGCACCAGAAGTTCTCCGACGGCACCGATGAATGGGTCGGCGCGTAG